One genomic window of Solanum dulcamara chromosome 10, daSolDulc1.2, whole genome shotgun sequence includes the following:
- the LOC129870146 gene encoding probable potassium transporter 17, translated as MDRQTGRHDSSAEAAPAQSDEAVVVAVHDGDTMNNDQKDTSRWGTLVLAYKTLGVVFGGLVTSPLYVYPSMPLKSPTEDDYLGIYSIMFWTLSLIGVVKYATIALNADDQGEGGTFALYSLLCRNINIGILSSKSASLNSSNSYVNQSKKPSRLGKFCERSLIARRVLLFIAMLGMCMLIGDGILTPAISVLSAMDGLRARFSSVSKSLVKALSAIVLIVLFLLQKFGTSRVCFLFSPIMGAWTLTTPLVGIYSIIKHYPSIYKAISPHYIVLFFLRNGKQGWIYLGGTVLCITGSEAMFADLGHFNRSSIRIAFLFTIYPSLVLTYAGQTAYLIRNPDDHFDGFYKFIPSAVYWPIFVIATLAAIVASQSLVSATFSVIKQSVVLDYFPRVKVVHTSSSKEGEVYSPEVNYILMILCVAVILIFGDGQDIGNAFGVVVSMVMLITTVLLTLVMIIIWRTPPALVALYFVVFFVMESVYVSAIFTKFPEGGWIPFAISFILAFIMFGWFYGRQRKLGYELTHKIDLERLRTLLMDPSLQRVPGLCFFYTNIQDGLTPILGHYIKNMRSLHKVTVFTTLWYLLVPKVAPGERIVVSKLGLRGVYRCVIRYGYADKLSLEGDDLVNQVIQSLRAHVLHCSNSLEVDGEVSELEEAKLAGVVHIRGKTRFYIGKHCGWFDRTMLAFYEVLHSNCRSALPAMGVPLPQRIEVGMLYEA; from the exons ATGGATCGACAAACTGGACGGCATGACTCGTCGGCGGAGGCGGCTCCGGCGCAGTCGGATGAAGCCGTTGTGGTGGCGGTGCATGACGGCGATACCATGAACAATGACCAAAAG GACACTAGCCGATGGGGGACGTTGGTACTTGCATACAAGACCTTAGGAGTTGTTTTTGGGGGTCTTGTCACATCTCCACTCTATGTATATCCATCAATGCCATTAAAGTCTCCAACTGAGGATGATTATTTGGGGATCTACAGCATAATGTTTTGGACTCTCAGTCTAATTGGTGTTGTCAAATATGCTACCATAGCTCTCAATGCTGATGATCAGGGTGAAG GTGGAACATTTGCTCTTTATTCATTACTCTGCagaaatataaatattgggATTCTTTCTTCCAAGAGTGCCAGTTTGAATTCAAGTAATTCATATGTTAACCAATCGAAAAAGCCAAGTAGGCTGGGTAAATTTTGTGAGAGGAGTTTGATTGCCAGAAGGGTACTGCTTTTCATTGCAATGTTGGGTATGTGCATGCTAATTGGCGATGGCATACTTACACCTGCCATCTCAG TGTTGTCTGCAATGGATGGCTTAAGAGCACGTTTTTCCTCAGTCAGTAAAT CGTTGGTCAAAGCTCTCTCAGCAATAGTTCTCATTGTTCTATTCCTCCTGCAGAAATTTGGTACTTCACGAGTGTGTTTCCTGTTCTCTCCTATCATGGGTGCATGGACTCTTACTACTCCTCTCGTTGGGATATACAGTATCATAAAACATTATCCGAGCATATACAAGGCAATATCACCCCATTACATAGTCCTTTTCTTCTTAAGAAATGGAAAGCAAGGATGGATATATCTTGGTGGTACTGTCCTCTGCATTACAG GTTCTGAAGCAATGTTTGCTGATCTTGGTCATTTCAACAGGAGTTCAATTCGG ATAGCTTTTCTCTTTACTATATATCCATCATTAGTGCTGACATATGCGGGACAGACGGCATATCTGATCAGAAATCCCGATGACCATTTTGATGGATTTTACAAGTTTATACCATCTGCTGTGTACTGGCCAATTTTTGTTATAGCCACATTAGCTGCAATAGTAGCAAGTCAGTCGCTGGTTTCAGCCACCTTTTCTGTTATTAAGCAGTCAGTTGTGTTGGATTATTTTCCTCGGGTGAAGGTAGTTCACACATCCTCCAGCAAAGAAGGCGAGGTTTACTCACCAGAAGTTAACTACATCCTCATGATTCTCTGTGTTGCAGTCATACTAATTTTCGGAGATGGGCAAGACATCGGAAATGCCTTTG GTGTTGTTGTTAGCATGGTTATGCTTATAACCACTGTATTGTTGACATTGGTTATGATCATTATTTGGAGAACTCCACCAGCTCTGGTTGCACTCTACTTCGTTGTATTTTTTGTGATGGAAAGTGTATATGTTAGTGCAATCTTCACAAAATTTCCAGAAGGTGGTTGGATTCCTTTTGCCATTTCTTTCATCCTTGCTTTCATTATGTTTGGTTGGTTCTATGGTAGACAGAGAAAACTCGGGTATGAATTGACACACAAGATAGATTTGGAGAGACTAAGGACACTGCTAATGGATCCAAGTCTTCAGAGAGTTCCCGGACTCTGCTTCTTCTACACAAATATCCAAGATGGTTTAACACCAATTTTAGGTCATTACATAAAGAACATGAGATCTCTTCACAAAGTTACTGTATTTACAACTCTTTGGTACTTGCTGGTTCCTAAAGTAGCACCAGGTGAAAGGATCGTTGTTAGTAAACTAGGTCTCAGAGGGGTTTATAGATGTGTGATTCGGTATGGTTATGCAGATAAGCTTAGTCTTGAAGGGGATGATTTGGTTAATCAAGTTATCCAGAGTTTACGAGCTCATGTGCTCCACTGCTCCAATTCATTGGAGGTAGACGGTGAAGTTTCCGAGTTGGAAGAGGCAAAGCTTGCTGGAGTGGTCCATATTCGGGGAAAGACGAGGTTTTATATTGGTAAGCACTGTGGATGGTTTGATAGAACAATGCTTGCTTTCTATGAAGTCTTGCACAGCAATTGCAGATCTGCATTGCCTGCT